The stretch of DNA GGAAGATACGAATCGTTGCTTCTTGTAAGAAATACATTTGCCCCAGCGGCTTTTAATTTATCGGATAATAGTTGAGCAGTCCGTAATGTTAGTTCTTTTTCAAGTGTTCCACTTGCACCGGTTGCTCCGGTATCAATCCCGCCATGACCGGGGTCAATAACAATCGTTTTGGAACGCAGATATCCTTCTGCCCCTTTTTTATCAATTCCTGGTCCTGTTCCATTGGTTGTTACAAGCCATCCTGCTATGTAACCATTTGTACCGTTCGGCAAGGTAATCTCATACCAATCATCTTCGACAGCCTTTATTGGATAGGTTTCTCCTTCGTTTGCCCGCTTAAGAACATTTGATTGAACGTTAGGATCCTTTCTGATGTTGGTTCCATTATGTAAGATAGTGACTTTGCTATCTTTAGCAAGTTCGCTGTTTCCTTTTTCCCTAGTAAAATACCATCCTGCTGCCCAGCCAATTTTACCTGGTTGATATTCGATTTTGACCCAATTGGATACTTCATCTAGAATAGTAAACTTCTGTCCCTTTGAAACGGATCCGATTATGTCGGAGTTAAGGGAAGTATCACTGCGAACACTAAGATTGCTGGCTGTTACTGTCCCAATGGCTCCATTGGAAGTAGATGGCTTATCTTTATCTCCAATTTGAACATAATCACTACTAACCCAAGCCCGTTGGTTAGAATAATTAATCTCCAGCCAATTATTTTTTTTAGAATAAATAGTAATAGAAGTCCCTTTTGTAAGTTTTCCAATAAGAGTTCCTGTGGTGGAAGGTTCGTTTCGGATATTCAATGTTTCAGTGACAATACCTGTACCAATGGATTTATTATTATCTTCTTCTTTTGAATCATTGTTATTATTGTTGTTGTTATTTTTAGTATCTATGAATTCTCTAGCGACCCAGCCTTCTCCAAATGTTGCGGAGATCTTTAACCAGTTTTCATTTTCATCAAGAACCGAGACGGCTTGTCCTTTATTTAAGTATCCAATAATGCGGAAACTTGTTCCAGGACCTGAACGCACCCTTAATTGATCGGTATTTGCTTCAGCACTCATTTTTTTTGAGTTAGTAGTGCTAGTTGTCGTTGTTCCATTAGAGGATTTTGTTACAACCCAGTTGGCAACCCAGCCTGTTTTTGCAGCTGAAAGCTGAATTTGAATCCAGTCGCCCTTTTCTTTAATAATAGTAAATTTTTCACCCTTTTTTCCTTGTTTTACAAGCTGGTAACTTAAACTCGGACCACTACGGATGTTAACAGTATCCTCAGCAATCGTAACAGAACCGTTTGCTGCCACACCTATATCTTGCGGAAGGAATACTGCAAAAATTAACATGAAACATACTAATAGAGGTATAAATCTCCTTTTCATCCATTCTCTCCCTTCACAATATCTTTCATTTTATCGTAAAAGGCCATGGAAATCATTCCTTAATTGTTAAAATTCTACTAATTTTAAATCTTCTATCACAGGTAAGTTTTTACGAAGGTTGGAAATAATAACAACTATAGTGATTTTTGAGAGGTGATGGGTGATGAGATCGAGCGAAAAAGGAAATAGCATACAATCAATGGACAGCAGGATTTTTGGTGTGGATTTCCATGATTTTATTCAAAGAGAACAGAGTAATACGACGTTTGAGCTTGCCTCCGAATTTGGATTAACGATCGGCGATGTTAGAAAGTTGAAAAAACATTTAGAAAGATCATAAATCCTTCTTGACAATGGATTCAATGCTCCGTAATATTAGATAAATAAAATATATGGAATAACCAATGATGGAGCATAGTAATTAAGGTGAAACATGACAAGAGAGGAAATGCCCTAGGCTGAAAGCATTTCTACATGGTACTTAATGAATGAACACTCCGAAGGCTTCTCTCTGAAAGGGTAACTCTAGTCGGAATGCATTCATTCCACCTAGTCGGAAATGAATTTCCGCCTCTAGTAGGAGAAGAACGTGAGCAGGCGTTAACTGTAAAAGAGGAAGTGCATGATTTTATATGCCTTCAACTAGGGTGGCACCGCGGGAATATAACTCTCGTCCCTTGTATTTATACAAGGGACGGGAGTTTTTTGTTGTTTTATAAATGTTTTACATAAAAAAGGAACTGTAAGGAGGAATACTGCTATGTCGATGAGCATTCCAAGAGGCACGCAGGACATTCTGCCAGGAGAGGTAGAAAAATGGCAGCTGATTGAAGCAAAAGCGAGAGAGCTTTGCGAGAAATATCAATATCAAGAAATTCGCACACCTATCTTTGAACATACGGATCTATTTTCTCGAGGCGTTGGTGATACCACGGATATTGTTCAAAAGGAAATGTACACATTTGATGATCGTGGCGGTCGCAGCCTTACGCTAAGACCAGAAGGAACAGCAGCTGTTGTAAGGTCGTTTGTTGAGAAAAAAATGTTTGGTTATCCTAATCAACCTGTAAAGCTTTATTATATGGGACCTATGTTCCGATATGAACGCCCGCAAGCAGGCCGGTTCCGTCAGTTTGTTCAATTTGGTATTGAAGCATTAGGCAGTAACGATCCAGCCATTGATGCAGAAGTAATTTCGCTTGCAATGAATTTATACAAGGAAATGGGCTTGAAAAAGTTAAAGCTTGTCATCAATAGTCTTGGCGATAAGGAGAGCAGAAGTGCTCACCGTAATGCGTTAATCAATCACTTTCAACCGCGAATCGGAGAGTTTTGTCAGGATTGTCAAAACCGTCTTGAAAAAAATCCGTTGCGAATCCTTGATTGCAAACAGGATCATAATCACGAATTAATGAAATCTGCACCGTCCATTATCAACTATCTAAATGAAGATTCGAAAGTTTATTTCGAAAAATTACAGAAGTATTTAACACAATTAGACATTGCGTTTGTAGTAGATCCGAACCTAGTTCGTGGGTTGGATTATTATAATCACACAGCTTTTGAGATTATGAGTGATGCAGAAGGATTTGGAGCGATTACTACTTTATGCGGCGGTGGACGTTATAACGGCCTAGCGGAAGAAATGGGCGGTCCAGAAACTCCGGGAATTGGTTTTGCAATGAGTATTGAGCGCTTCATTGCTGCATTAAAGGCTGAAGGAATTGAGCTTGAAATCAATCAAGGTATTGATTGTTATATTGCCTCCCTCGGTGAAGAAGCAAAGGATTATACAGTAGGACTTTTACAGAAGTTAAGGCTTGCTGGTGTATCGGCGGAGAGAGATTATTTAAACCGAAAAATCAAAGCACAATTTAAAGCAGCCGACCGTTTGAATGCAAAATATGTTGCCGTTCTCGGTGATGACGAACTTACTAATAATAAAATTAATCTAAAAAATATGGCTACAGGCGAGCAAATGGAAATCGAGTTATCACGCTTTGTAGAATATTTTCAAGAACTTAAGAGATAAGAGGAGAGGATCTTCATGTATGGGAGAACGTATTTTTGTGGCGATGTACCAGAGTCAGCCATTGGAGAAAAAATAACGCTTAAAGGCTGGGTTTCAAAACGCCGTGACCTAGGTGGATTAATTTTTATCGATTTACGGGACCGCACAGGTATCGTCCAAGTAGTTTTTAATCCGGATGTATCAAAAGAAGCACTAGAAACGGCTGAGAAGATTCGAAGCGAGTATGTTCTTGATATCCAAGGAACAGTGATTGCTCGTGAGGATGGAACGATTAATCCTAATTTAAAAACCGGTAAAATAGAGGTTCAAGCTGAAAGTGTAACGATCATTAACGAAGCGAAAACACCTCCATTTTCCATTACGGATAAAACAGATGCATCTGAAGATATTCGTCTAAAATATCGCTATTTAGATTTCCGTCGTCCGGTGATTTTTGAAACATTAAAAATGCGTCACCAAGTAACAAAGCAAATTAGAGATTTCCTAGATTCGCAAGGGTTCTTAGATATTGAAACACCTATCTTAACCAAGAGCACTCCTGAGGGAGCACGTGACTATTTGGTACCGAGCCGCGTTCATCCTGGTGAGTTCTACGCACTTCCACAATCACCACAGTTGTTCAAACAGCTATTGATGTTAGGTGGAATTGAGCGTTACTATCAAATCGCCCGCTGTTTCCGTGATGAAGATTTACGGGCAGACCGTCAGCCAGAATTCACTCAGATTGATATTGAAACTAGTTTCCTAGGCCAGGAAGATATCCTAGGCTTAATGGAAAAAATGATGACAGGGTTAATGAAGGAGGTAAAAGGTCTAGAAATTCCTTCTCCATTCCCACGGATGACCTATGATGAAGCGATGAGCCGATTTGGTTCAGATAAACCTGATACTCGTTTTGGCCTAGAGTTGGTTGACCTTTCTGAGGTTGTTAAGGAATCAGGCTTTAAAGTATTCTCAGCTGCAGTTGCAAACGGTGGTCAGGTAAAGGCTATTAATGTAACAGGCGGTGCCGAAAAGTATTCCCGTAAGGACATTGACGCCCTAACTGAATTTGTATCCGTTTATGGAGCAAAAGGACTCGCATGGTTAAAGGTGGATGCTGAAGGGTTAAAAGGACCGATTGCTAAGTTCTTCGCAGATGAGGATTCTCAGGCTCTAAGAACTGTGTTAAATGCAAATGAGGGAGACCTTCTCCTTTTTGTAGCTGACAAGAAAAGTGTAGTGGCTGATGCATTAGGTGCACTTCGCTCTAAACTCGGAAAAGAATTAGGGTTAATCGACCAAAGTAAATTCAATTTCTTATGGATTACAGATTGGCCATTGCTTGAGTATGGTGAAGAAGAAGGCCGCTATTATGCTGCCCATCATCCATTCACAATGCCAGTGAGAGAAGACCTGCCGTACTTAGATACAGATCCTGCTAGAGTTCGTGCACAGGCCTATGACCTTGTATTGAATGGTTATGAGCTTGGAGGCGGCTCGTTACGGATTTTTGAGCGTCCTGTTCAGGAAAAAATGTTTAGTGTTCTTGGATTTACACCTGAAGAGGCACAAGACCAATTCGGTTTCTTGATGAACGCTTTTGAATATGGAACACCGCCGCATGGAGGAATTGCTCTTGGTTTGGACCGATTGGTTATGCTCCTTGCAGGCAGTACCAACCTGCGTGACACCATTGCTTTTCCGAAAACAGCAAGTGCCAGCGACTTGTTGACTAACGCGCCAGGTGAAGTTTCTGAAGCCCAATTAAAAGAACTGCATTTGTCACTAAATGTTACCAATAAAAACGAATAAAACGCTTTCATAATCTCTTGAATGGTTTTTCAATCTATGATATTATAAAGTCAATCAAATAAGTGTCCTGAAATGTTCGTTGTATTACCTAACTTTTGACCAACATTATTTCTTCGGGAGTC from Neobacillus sp. CF12 encodes:
- a CDS encoding SH3 domain-containing protein codes for the protein MKRRFIPLLVCFMLIFAVFLPQDIGVAANGSVTIAEDTVNIRSGPSLSYQLVKQGKKGEKFTIIKEKGDWIQIQLSAAKTGWVANWVVTKSSNGTTTTSTTNSKKMSAEANTDQLRVRSGPGTSFRIIGYLNKGQAVSVLDENENWLKISATFGEGWVAREFIDTKNNNNNNNNDSKEEDNNKSIGTGIVTETLNIRNEPSTTGTLIGKLTKGTSITIYSKKNNWLEINYSNQRAWVSSDYVQIGDKDKPSTSNGAIGTVTASNLSVRSDTSLNSDIIGSVSKGQKFTILDEVSNWVKIEYQPGKIGWAAGWYFTREKGNSELAKDSKVTILHNGTNIRKDPNVQSNVLKRANEGETYPIKAVEDDWYEITLPNGTNGYIAGWLVTTNGTGPGIDKKGAEGYLRSKTIVIDPGHGGIDTGATGASGTLEKELTLRTAQLLSDKLKAAGANVFLTRSNDSYLPLPSRVRLASVHQSDAFISLHYDSNLDRSIKGMTGYYYHSYQKELAEYVYNATNSQTRLKSRGVRSGDYHVLRENQRQAVLMELGYLSNSAEEMTLKSGQFQENAATGLYNGLARYFKEQ
- the hisS gene encoding histidine--tRNA ligase → MSMSIPRGTQDILPGEVEKWQLIEAKARELCEKYQYQEIRTPIFEHTDLFSRGVGDTTDIVQKEMYTFDDRGGRSLTLRPEGTAAVVRSFVEKKMFGYPNQPVKLYYMGPMFRYERPQAGRFRQFVQFGIEALGSNDPAIDAEVISLAMNLYKEMGLKKLKLVINSLGDKESRSAHRNALINHFQPRIGEFCQDCQNRLEKNPLRILDCKQDHNHELMKSAPSIINYLNEDSKVYFEKLQKYLTQLDIAFVVDPNLVRGLDYYNHTAFEIMSDAEGFGAITTLCGGGRYNGLAEEMGGPETPGIGFAMSIERFIAALKAEGIELEINQGIDCYIASLGEEAKDYTVGLLQKLRLAGVSAERDYLNRKIKAQFKAADRLNAKYVAVLGDDELTNNKINLKNMATGEQMEIELSRFVEYFQELKR
- the aspS gene encoding aspartate--tRNA ligase — translated: MYGRTYFCGDVPESAIGEKITLKGWVSKRRDLGGLIFIDLRDRTGIVQVVFNPDVSKEALETAEKIRSEYVLDIQGTVIAREDGTINPNLKTGKIEVQAESVTIINEAKTPPFSITDKTDASEDIRLKYRYLDFRRPVIFETLKMRHQVTKQIRDFLDSQGFLDIETPILTKSTPEGARDYLVPSRVHPGEFYALPQSPQLFKQLLMLGGIERYYQIARCFRDEDLRADRQPEFTQIDIETSFLGQEDILGLMEKMMTGLMKEVKGLEIPSPFPRMTYDEAMSRFGSDKPDTRFGLELVDLSEVVKESGFKVFSAAVANGGQVKAINVTGGAEKYSRKDIDALTEFVSVYGAKGLAWLKVDAEGLKGPIAKFFADEDSQALRTVLNANEGDLLLFVADKKSVVADALGALRSKLGKELGLIDQSKFNFLWITDWPLLEYGEEEGRYYAAHHPFTMPVREDLPYLDTDPARVRAQAYDLVLNGYELGGGSLRIFERPVQEKMFSVLGFTPEEAQDQFGFLMNAFEYGTPPHGGIALGLDRLVMLLAGSTNLRDTIAFPKTASASDLLTNAPGEVSEAQLKELHLSLNVTNKNE